Proteins from a single region of Streptomyces sp. Tu 3180:
- a CDS encoding hydroxymethylglutaryl-CoA synthase family protein encodes MTTVGIEALNVFAGSCYLDVEKLAIHRGLDTARFDNLLMKEKTVALPYEDPVTFGVNAAKPLIDALSPEERDSIELVITATESAFDFGKSMSTYFHDLLGLNRNCRLFEIKNACYSGVAALQTAANFILSGTSPGAKALVIATDITRFMVAESGDALSEDWSFAEPSGGAGAVAMIVSDTPHIFQIDVGASGYYGYEVMDTCRPLPDSEAGNADLSLLSYLDCCENSFLEYQRRVGDVDFVSTFGYLAFHTPFGGMIKGAHRNLMRKVAKARPAVIEEDFRRRMHPGLTYCQRVGNIMGATTMLSLASTIDNADLSSPQRIGVFSYGSGCCSEFFSGVSRQESQDRTRDLGIEKHLGGRYELTMPEYDSLLQANHAVKFGTRNAHLNTGIVPQARTGSGRERLFLKRIDEFHREYEWVS; translated from the coding sequence ATGACGACCGTTGGAATCGAAGCACTGAACGTCTTCGCCGGCTCCTGCTATCTCGACGTGGAAAAGCTGGCGATCCACCGAGGCCTCGACACCGCGAGGTTCGACAACCTGCTCATGAAGGAGAAGACCGTCGCGCTGCCGTACGAGGATCCGGTGACGTTCGGCGTCAACGCGGCCAAGCCCCTCATCGACGCGCTCTCGCCCGAGGAGCGGGACTCCATCGAGCTGGTCATCACCGCGACCGAGTCGGCGTTCGACTTCGGCAAGTCCATGAGCACGTACTTCCACGACCTGCTCGGGCTGAACCGGAACTGCCGCCTCTTCGAGATCAAGAACGCGTGCTACTCGGGGGTCGCGGCACTGCAGACGGCGGCGAACTTCATCCTGTCGGGGACCTCGCCGGGCGCGAAGGCCCTGGTCATCGCCACCGACATCACGCGCTTCATGGTCGCGGAGAGCGGTGACGCGCTCTCCGAGGACTGGTCCTTCGCCGAACCGAGCGGCGGAGCCGGCGCCGTGGCGATGATCGTCAGCGACACCCCGCACATCTTCCAGATCGACGTCGGCGCGAGCGGCTACTACGGCTACGAGGTGATGGACACCTGCCGTCCCCTGCCCGACAGCGAAGCGGGCAACGCGGACCTGTCCCTGCTCTCCTACCTGGACTGCTGCGAGAACTCCTTCCTCGAGTACCAGCGACGTGTCGGCGACGTCGACTTCGTCTCCACCTTCGGCTATCTCGCCTTCCACACGCCCTTCGGCGGAATGATCAAGGGCGCGCACCGCAACCTGATGCGCAAGGTCGCCAAGGCGCGTCCCGCGGTCATCGAGGAGGACTTCCGGCGGCGTATGCACCCGGGCCTGACGTACTGTCAGCGCGTCGGGAACATCATGGGGGCGACCACCATGCTGTCGCTGGCCAGCACCATCGACAACGCGGACCTGTCCAGCCCCCAACGCATAGGCGTCTTCTCGTACGGCTCCGGCTGCTGCTCCGAGTTCTTCAGCGGCGTGTCCCGCCAGGAGAGCCAGGACCGCACGCGTGACCTCGGCATCGAGAAGCACCTCGGCGGCCGGTACGAGTTGACGATGCCGGAGTACGACTCACTGCTCCAGGCCAACCACGCGGTGAAATTCGGCACCCGGAACGCCCACCTGAACACCGGCATCGTTCCGCAGGCCCGGACCGGAAGCGGCCGGGAACGCCTCTTCCTGAAGCGGATCGACGAGTTCCACCGGGAGTACGAGTGGGTGTCCTGA
- a CDS encoding polyketide synthase: MQGPPVEYREITPSVVQITMQDRVHKNTFSDQLITGLQDAFAKVAADERCKAVVLTGYGNYFASGGTKESLLLIQERRISFTDADIYGLALDCPVPVIAAMQGHGIGGGFAMGMFADFVILSQESIYTTNFMKYGFTPGMGATLILPRKLGMSLAGEMLLSAKTYYGHELKERGVPFPVLPRAEVLHHALELAETLAEKPRVSLVTLKSHLVSELRAELPHYIEREVAMHAKTFHQPEVRALITSHYTEG; this comes from the coding sequence ATGCAGGGCCCACCCGTCGAGTACCGGGAGATCACCCCTTCGGTCGTCCAGATCACGATGCAGGACCGGGTGCACAAGAACACCTTCTCCGATCAGCTCATCACGGGCCTGCAGGACGCCTTCGCGAAGGTCGCGGCCGACGAACGGTGCAAAGCCGTCGTCCTCACCGGCTACGGCAACTACTTCGCGAGCGGCGGCACCAAGGAGAGCCTGCTGCTCATCCAGGAGCGGCGCATCAGTTTCACCGACGCCGACATCTACGGCCTCGCGCTGGACTGCCCCGTACCCGTCATCGCCGCGATGCAGGGGCACGGCATCGGCGGCGGCTTCGCCATGGGGATGTTCGCCGACTTCGTGATCCTCAGCCAGGAGAGCATCTACACGACGAACTTCATGAAGTACGGGTTCACCCCCGGTATGGGCGCGACCCTGATCCTGCCCAGGAAACTCGGCATGAGCCTGGCCGGCGAAATGCTGCTCTCGGCGAAGACCTACTACGGCCACGAGTTGAAGGAACGGGGCGTCCCCTTCCCGGTCCTGCCGCGTGCGGAGGTGCTGCACCACGCCCTCGAACTGGCTGAGACGCTGGCCGAGAAGCCCAGGGTCTCCCTGGTCACACTCAAGAGCCACCTGGTCTCCGAGCTCCGCGCCGAACTCCCGCACTACATCGAGCGCGAAGTGGCCATGCACGCGAAGACCTTCCACCAGCCCGAGGTCCGGGCTCTCATCACATCCCACTACACAGAAGGCTGA
- a CDS encoding acyl carrier protein: protein MPDTRVFDLIVEHTREVIPELEEHRFAPTDSLRELGANSIDRAEIIVMTLESLSASIPLVELADAKNIGELADLIHDKSAV from the coding sequence ATGCCGGACACACGCGTCTTCGACCTGATCGTGGAACACACCCGCGAGGTGATCCCCGAGCTCGAAGAACACCGCTTCGCCCCCACCGACTCGCTCCGCGAGCTGGGAGCCAACTCCATCGACCGGGCAGAGATCATCGTCATGACCCTGGAGTCGCTGTCGGCGAGCATCCCCCTGGTCGAGCTGGCGGACGCGAAGAACATAGGCGAGCTGGCGGATCTCATCCATGACAAGTCCGCGGTCTGA
- a CDS encoding enoyl-CoA hydratase/isomerase has protein sequence MGVLNTAAFDTVRVRFENGICFLRIHRPEAGNTINARLVEECAEVVRFAEEHATILVLEGLPEVFCWGADFGDLAAGDAAGGNGESPAAALYDLWLSLAFGSFVSVAHVRGKVNAGGMGFVAACDIVLCADAVMFSLSEMLFGLMPACVLPFLIRKVGPAKSNYITLMTQPFPAEQAVSWGLVDASADNSENLLRRHLLRLRRLPKTGVTRYKTYLRNLDDILLPSRDKAVAANQEVFSDQENLRKIERYVTTGQFPWEGE, from the coding sequence GTGGGTGTCCTGAACACGGCGGCGTTCGACACGGTCAGGGTCCGCTTCGAGAACGGGATCTGCTTCCTCCGGATACACCGTCCGGAGGCGGGCAACACCATCAACGCCCGCCTGGTCGAGGAGTGTGCCGAGGTGGTGCGCTTCGCCGAGGAGCACGCCACGATCCTCGTCCTGGAGGGGCTGCCCGAGGTCTTCTGCTGGGGCGCCGACTTCGGGGACCTCGCCGCAGGAGACGCGGCAGGCGGGAACGGGGAATCGCCCGCGGCGGCCCTGTACGACCTGTGGCTCTCACTGGCCTTCGGATCGTTCGTCTCCGTGGCGCACGTACGCGGCAAGGTGAACGCCGGAGGAATGGGGTTCGTGGCCGCCTGCGACATCGTGCTGTGCGCGGACGCGGTGATGTTCAGCCTGTCCGAGATGCTCTTCGGACTGATGCCGGCCTGCGTCCTGCCCTTCCTGATCCGGAAGGTCGGCCCGGCCAAGTCCAACTACATCACGCTGATGACCCAGCCGTTCCCCGCCGAACAGGCCGTGAGCTGGGGACTCGTCGACGCCAGCGCGGACAACAGCGAGAACCTGCTGCGCCGGCACCTCCTGCGGCTGCGCCGGCTGCCCAAGACGGGAGTGACCCGCTACAAGACCTACCTGCGCAACCTCGACGACATCCTCCTCCCCTCCCGGGACAAGGCCGTCGCGGCCAACCAGGAGGTGTTCTCCGACCAGGAGAACCTGCGCAAGATCGAGCGCTACGTGACCACAGGGCAGTTCCCCTGGGAAGGAGAGTAG
- a CDS encoding beta-ketoacyl synthase N-terminal-like domain-containing protein, translated as MTSPRSDGRDVVVTGLGVTTAVGQGKDDFVAALLDGRHAFGLMRRPGRLPPAPSPDKTAAFLGAEMGEPSLPGSIAARTVRTASLSARVALTTLHEAWQEAGLDEADPSRIGLVVGGSNVQQRELTLLHARHADRPEFLRPTYGMGFMDSDLCGFCTEQFPIRGFAHTLGGASASGLLAVLQAVRAVQYGEVDVCIALGALMDLSYWECLAFQAMGAMGSHRWADDPAAACRPFDRDHDGFIFGEACAAVVVERADGRRHPAPYARFCGGGRAMDGTRNPHPSVEGEAAVIQAALREAGLSASDVDYVNPHGTGSPTGDAVELQALARCGLTDARINATKSITGHGLTAAGAVEIVATLLQMRGRKLHPTRNLADPLDERFPWVREEAEDCAVRTAVSLSMGFGGVSAAICLEKC; from the coding sequence ATGACAAGTCCGCGGTCTGACGGCCGCGACGTCGTCGTCACGGGCCTGGGCGTCACCACCGCGGTGGGCCAGGGCAAGGACGACTTCGTCGCAGCCCTTCTCGACGGTCGCCACGCCTTCGGGCTCATGCGGCGACCGGGCCGGCTGCCTCCGGCCCCTTCCCCCGACAAAACCGCGGCCTTCCTGGGCGCCGAGATGGGGGAGCCGAGCCTGCCCGGGAGCATCGCCGCGCGCACCGTGCGCACGGCCTCGCTCTCGGCCAGGGTGGCCCTGACCACGCTGCACGAGGCATGGCAGGAGGCCGGGCTGGACGAGGCCGACCCGTCCCGCATCGGCCTCGTGGTCGGCGGGTCCAATGTCCAGCAGCGCGAGTTGACCCTGCTGCACGCCCGCCACGCGGACCGTCCCGAGTTCCTGCGCCCGACGTACGGCATGGGCTTCATGGATTCCGACCTGTGCGGATTCTGCACCGAGCAGTTCCCGATCCGGGGCTTCGCCCATACACTCGGCGGCGCTTCGGCCAGCGGTCTGCTCGCGGTGCTCCAGGCCGTGCGGGCGGTGCAGTACGGCGAGGTCGACGTCTGCATCGCCCTCGGCGCGCTCATGGACCTGTCGTACTGGGAATGCCTGGCGTTCCAGGCCATGGGCGCCATGGGCTCCCACCGCTGGGCCGACGATCCGGCCGCGGCCTGCCGCCCCTTCGACCGTGACCACGACGGGTTCATCTTCGGTGAGGCATGCGCCGCAGTGGTCGTCGAGCGGGCGGACGGGCGCCGGCATCCGGCGCCGTACGCGCGCTTCTGCGGTGGCGGCAGGGCAATGGACGGCACCCGCAATCCCCACCCGTCGGTGGAGGGAGAGGCGGCCGTCATCCAGGCCGCGCTACGGGAAGCCGGCCTGTCCGCGTCAGACGTCGACTACGTCAACCCGCACGGCACAGGCTCCCCCACCGGGGACGCGGTCGAACTGCAGGCGCTCGCGCGCTGCGGGCTCACCGACGCCCGGATCAACGCGACCAAGTCGATCACCGGGCATGGGCTCACCGCGGCGGGGGCGGTGGAGATCGTGGCCACGCTCCTGCAGATGAGGGGGCGGAAGCTGCACCCCACCCGCAACCTGGCCGATCCGCTGGACGAACGGTTCCCCTGGGTGCGCGAGGAGGCGGAGGACTGCGCGGTCCGCACGGCTGTGAGCCTGAGCATGGGCTTCGGTGGCGTCAGCGCGGCGATCTGCCTCGAGAAGTGCTGA